In Alosa alosa isolate M-15738 ecotype Scorff River chromosome 23, AALO_Geno_1.1, whole genome shotgun sequence, a single window of DNA contains:
- the pip5k1ba gene encoding phosphatidylinositol-4-phosphate 5-kinase, type I, beta a, whose amino-acid sequence MTSRGLYKVNKMESTSPAPKRRMENHKKPTSEAVRGAIQLGIGYTVGNLTSKPDRDVLMQDFYMVESVFLPSEGSNLTPAHHYPDFRFKTYAPLAFRYFRELFGIKPDDYLYSICNEPLIELSNPGASSSWFYLTSDDEFIIKTVTPKEAEFLQKLLPGYYMNLNQNPRTLLPKFYGLYCVQCAGVNIRVVVMNNVLPRAMKMHYKYDLKGSTYKRRASRKERTKSSPTFKDLDFQEMMHEGLFFDPETHSALMKTLERDCRVLESFKIMDYSLLLGVHVQERGLRDRGGRGDSKRQKVLYSTALESIQGDNKSAKPVPDDDDTLGGIPAKHKDEKMLIFLGIIDILQSYRFIKKVEHSWKALVHDGDTISVHRPSFYADRFLKFMGSTVFKKIHPLRGMSSRRKRSLQAQRSASQELLSPLAEQKDERKTQSLASLDNADMSCGVQPDVVPSLTGLSDVCSALSTCSLGSRAEADTESRDNERRMSSATLVLGATPLSQDLVSAPSSPSSDSELDVYL is encoded by the exons ATGACCAGTAGAGGCCTTTACAAAGTGAATAag atGGAATCAACATCTCCTGCACCTAAAAGACGTATGGAGAATCACAAAAAG ccgaCATCGGAGGCGGTGAGGGGGGCGATTCAGCTTGGCATTGGCTACACGGTGGGGAACCTGACGTCCAAACCCGACAGGGACGTCCTTATGCAGGACTTCTACATGGTGGAAAGTGTCTTCCtacccag CGAGGGCAGTAATCTGACGCCGGCCCATCACTACCCAGACTTCCGCTTTAAGACCTACGCCCCTCTGGCCTTCAGATACTTCAGAGAGCTGTTTGGGATCAAGCCTGATGACTACCTg tacTCCATCTGTAATGAGCCCCTGATCGAGCTGTCCAATCCTGGGGCCAGTAGCTCTTGGTTCTACCTGACCAGCGACGACGAGTTCATCATCAAAACCGTCACGCCCAAGGAGGCCGAGTTCCTTCAGAAACTCCTGCCAGGATACTAcatg AACCTGAACCAGAACCCTCGCACACTGCTGCCCAAGTTCTACGGGCTTTACTGCGTCCAGTGTGCAGGGGTCAACATCCGAGTGGTTGTCATGAACAATGTGTTGCCACGGGCAATGAAGATGCACTACAAGTATGACCTGAAGGGGTCCACCTACAAGCGGCGCGCCTCACGGAAGGAACGAACCAAAAGCTCGCCCACCTTTAAGGACCTGGACTTCCAAGAGATGATGCACGAAGGGCTTTTCTTCGACCCCGAGACACACAGTGCCCTCATGAAGACACTGGAGAGAGACTGCAGG gttctgGAGAGCTTTAAGATCATGGACTACAGCCTACTGCTGGGGGTGCATGTTCAGGAGAGAGGCCTAAGGGACCGTGGGGGGCGCGGGGACAGCAAGAGGCAGAAGGTCCTCTACTCCACCGCGCTCGAGTCCATCCAGGGGGACAACAAATCTGCCAAACCAGTGCCCGACGACGACGACAc GTTGGGGGGTATTCCAGCCAAACACAAAGATGAGAAGATGCTCATTTTCTTGGGAATCATCGATATTCTGCAGTCCTACAG ATTCATCAAGAAAGTGGAACACTCCTGGAAAGCACTTGTGCATGATGGG GACACCATCTCTGTGCACAGGCCGAGCTTCTATGCTGACAGATTTCTGAAGTTCATGGGCAGTACAGTTTTCAAGAAGATCCACC ctCTGCGTGGGATGTCGTCTCGGCGGAAGCGCTCTCTGCAGGCCCAGCGTTCAGCCTCCCAGGAGCTGCTGTCCCCCCTGGCGGAGCAGAAGGACGAGAGGAAGACTCAGAGCCTGGCCAGCCTGGACAACGCAG ACATGTCCTGTGGAGTGCAGCCTGACGTGGTTCCATCTCTGACTGGCCTGAGTGATGTGTGTTCAGCCCTCTCCACCTGCTCCCTGGGCTCCAGAGCTGAAGCAGACACAGAGAGCAG GGACAACGAGCGCCGCATGTCCAGTGCCACGCTGGTGCTAGGAGCCACACCCCTATCCCAGGACCTGGTCTccgccccctcctccccctcctctgacTCCGAGCTGGACGTTTACCTG TGA